From Erigeron canadensis isolate Cc75 chromosome 5, C_canadensis_v1, whole genome shotgun sequence:
caaatcgaatttgatgttactcatacatttccacaaaacaaatggagtttatatCCACAAACTTATACACCAATTTAATACAGAatcataaagttgattaaatcatattatcaaacattgatttagacatttcatcaaacaccttgtgcaatactcaatcaaatgtgatttgatattaaatcatatataagaaactttggttcagacatttcatcaaacaccttgtatgcaatattgtaccaaacaacaaagtcaattgaataattaataaaatttaacaagttCTAATGTTAGAATAAATCTAAtcacatattatcaaattacATTTGATTATCACCTGAGAAAATTAGAATTCACATAACAAAAAGTCGTAATGTTCGTATTCAATACATCCTTCAATGATATTAATTTCTCAAGATccattgatgatgaatgatgaagatgatgatgacgacggaAATGATGGTTGTGCCATTTCGATTGGAACGCGACGGTGACCTAAACACGATGagggtagtggtggtggtggtgattttcCAAGAGGGGGagtgagagagaaagagagatctCTGTGTGTGTTTGGaactagaaaagaaaaaagtgggATAATGTACAAAATTACCAAAGTACCCCTccgtgttgtttttttttttttaatctcagcCGTGGATTGcttttgatccaagggctgagatgCAGCCCTTTGGTTTCACCACTTTTTGTAGTTTCACATAAGTACAACTCTATAAAAGTTATAGCTTCCATGCTGaaagttaagaaaaatgaaacatgtGACTTGAATAAACTAtcattaatgaattaaatcaccattagttattaatattaaattaaaccaTCGgtcatttatattaaaaaatatctctattaaatgccatcaaatcaaatatttttacattatttaCCTTCACCATTTGACATCACCACAACCATCATCATTCATCGTTGCTATCACACCGCCGTTATCGTAGTCGTATTGCGTGGGTACCGATTAACGTATCCAAACCTATCTACTCCCGAACCAACCTTGTTTATCTTAATTTATTGCATTGAATAAGTTTTATATAGAAaggttaataaataaaataaaatcatttcaaattttatatatatctttaatcgAAATCCCAAAATCggcatattaataaaataatacttattatatatattgctaTAATTATAAATGAAATACTTTCTTAATCATGAAGCCACCATCTTCTGCAAAAGATCGATCGCACAACTAATTAAACCAATTGTTGTGGGGTCAATTTTGGCTCCAATGAATCAAAACTATTAACCTAATTCAAAGAGCCAACTTCATGTAAACCGTACGTTAATAAATATCATTATCCAATGAATCACAACTAATGGTCTTATTAATCAGATTCTAAAAAATTTACACTTATTTGTAACTAAAATGTCTGTCAcagatttaaatttaaactaaaaTGTCTGTCacagatttaaatttaaattaatcaaaagaTATTTTTTGCAATTATTTCTCTTACTCATATTTTGTAAAAATGATACAattcttctttttatataaaaaatagttgaCTATACAAAAGAgctaataaaatattttattttttgttaaaaattattattattattattattatctttattaattatatagagTTAAAAAAGACCCCGTGTATTAGAAATCTGTTTAATGTTTAGCTAATATTGACTACTATTATAATCtacttaatatttttatttcaaattcTCGCAAATGTATACCGTTTTAGGTGAtgtgtaaaatgaaaatttcaattcgaagtttattttcttaacttataaatttgtaacatataattatttaacaaggattgaaCTCTTAACGTTCTACAACGTTATAAGCTTTTAAGTGGTTTGATTACAAAATTATAATAGAGGGCAATTTTTTGCTATCAAGCCCTGAGCATCAAATAACTCACGACCGGCCTTGGATACTgccaaacaacaaaaaaaagtcaCAAACATTCAACAAAAATGAGGCTTAGCACtgaatatattttgtattcAATACAGACACAACAATAAATATGTtaactgtttgttttttttttttgcgtttTCGTATCTTATGTATTTTAAGAGGAGTTTATGCTCTTTTAAAAGGTGTTTATAGcttatatttttaaaacgaTTTTGTTTGTACGCAGGAAAGACATAGTGGAAACTTGCTTAAGATCAAAGGAATTTAGTGCAGCAACAATCACAAGATTGAACATGATTTGGTAAACagattcttctttttttcttaaataaagatttttacttttcttttgttttcttattatATTGAAGAAACCCGCttcattttgtttgattttggatAAATCTTGATTTCTTGAAAATGTGCTTATGATTGATAAATACATTTATCATATGAATAAGAGCTATTGCTAATTTCAAGATTCTAATTTTTGCCCAATATGTGTATAATATACACAGATTGATTAGCATTAAGAATTTGGTCTTGTTTGCATGCACATATTCATAGAACAAATTGTTccatttagtttaattttgacCGAGTAAGGGTGATGACCGATAGATACAAAGTAACTGTAAATTTTATTACCGTAAAAGTAGGTGagagtttttttaataattaccAGCATTAAAATAGTTACcgtgtttaaaaaaattgtatattaaataaattaaaagagttaCCATATACAAAATagttaaagttgacttttatttttaatggctAAGAtcgatttatttaaaaatttcaaaggcTAAGATCAAaagataagttttatttttttctctctaccagcaatatatatataatataatatataatatataattacaaacTTTCTCTTTATAAATCTTTGATTCAATAGAAACACCCAACATTGGCTTAATTAACACAAAGTACATACCTGTACAGTCGATTATATCATCAACTAAAATCCTGAACCAATCAGAAGTGAGTTTTCAAGCCTCCATTCATTCAATGAAATCACGGGGACAAAGATAGTAAGCCCCTGTGCTAAGTTGAGTTTGAGAAAAATTTTCTCCAAAAATTTGCTATATATCCTTTGCTCTCTTGCAAGACTTTATTTGCTGCTTCATCAATGTACACAAGATTTGCACCACACCAATGTACATCCACAAGACCCTTGCTCACAATGATAGACACAGTAACTGTCTTCAATTTGTAACGCTTTCCAAATTGGCCAATAGCTTGACCACATACCAACTTGATCAGGTTTGCCAAATACTCTGGGGTTGTACATCAAGTTAACACCATTGGGcgtatattgaaaagttatatattgaaaagttataattaatCCTTCAAGCATCCTGTGGGCATGCAGGTactttgaaaagttatcaatcatCCACCCGATTTGGACGCAAGCTTGGGATGACTTGTGCCTATAGCGTCGAGGAGGAATCCCCTCCTGGACACTCCCCCGAGACGTCTATAGGTTAAGGACTTACTTGATTAGCAAATAACACAAGTATTAGGATTTTCATCTTCATTAGGTTTGGGATAATATAACGAATCATAAGGTTGACTTCCTTGATATAACGAATATCTTAACTTTATAGCCtcttcttgtctcttttctaactcatcttcttttttcttgtCACGTCCATCTTCCTCTTTCTGTTTTCCTGGCTCTTTTGCAGGCCCAACTGACAAAATCTTTATACGACATATTTTTCTCAGTTTTAACACTACTGCAACTGGATCTACATCTCCTATTATAGTCAGTTTCTTGTCTTTCATGTCCATTGCTATTGAATCCACCCCTGTGTTTTTTTATCAAGTGATGTCACAGATTTAATCTTTAATTATAAACTAAGATCTGGGTtggtttatttttgaaaattatgatAACCCCAGATGAATACATTTAATAAAGTTTGTATTGTAGTCGTTATAGACTATAGTACCTGGGAGTGTTGAGACCTGTTTCATTgcctttttcttgattttttcatCCAAGATATCCAATTTGAACACAACTTTCTGCAATATAATTGAAGAAGTTGAAATTATTTCAAACACCTATTTAGGATTTCACATAATATGCTCGTTAATTGtataatttgtaaaatatatCTCGTAGTTGGGGAAAACACCCTTTGTTTTTCAGTTTtgattttcaagaaaacaaacaaaaaacagaaaacgTGTTCAAATAAtagttttccaaaaatgttttccaagaaaattgAAAAcgctatttttcacttttctatgtgaaattagaaaacacttttttttttttttttttttttttatcgttttccatttttaaattttgaaaaccttaaattatattaattctCCTCCAACGCCCACGTCTGTGCCCCCCGTAACCCTTCGCCCTAAGTAGTTAAGGACCGgaatttcggtgtttcggtcaaggACCGGTAAGCAAGATATTGgtttttcggtggtatttcggtaattttaaatattaatattttatatatttatatattttatataatataatatacttataCCTTTTTAGTATGTAGAAGTTTGAATagaatatttcatatatatttttaattttaatatgtaaaaGATATCagcatatttatttaaaaaaaagtcagattaaaaataataaagtatCCTCGTTACAGATATTAATATACATTATTGGATGTCTAAACTTCTTTTCAATAACAAAAGTCACCTACTCTGCTGCTGTTGAAAAAAAGTCACCTACTCCCCCATCTTTATATTCTGGCtatctctcttttctttttcttacttCTACGTTCTACCACATCAAGTAGCACGCGAAGAGATAGCTATTTTTTGTGGTGGGTGTACTGTGAGCCTTTCAATAGTCTTCAGAAATTATCTTTTAACTTATTCTAGGAAATTCCTTAATATCAGATCCAACAAAAAGGTATGTACTGTGTATTCTATTCGATTTTCTTTGGCCCGAATCTCTAGATTGACGGTCAAATTTGTCTCGCACCTGCTACCTCTACGTGCTATCCCCTTTTCCTCTCTTCCACCTTTTTTTCTCCCTTGATTTATTATGTTTGGcccaaaaaattgaaaaataaaatcaaaacccgtAAAACCACCGAAACCACCAAAGTTAAAAAGGTTGAATTTCGGTCATATTCTGGTCAATACCACTGGTATTCCCAGAAACGTAAACGAAACCGATATATGAAACCGAAATTGTTTCCACCCTTCGAAaactggtataccaccgaaattgataacatagccTTCGCCCTCTCCCCGTCACTACCCACCCTAGAACATGTTTTTTAATATGGTAAATAATAATAGCATATTTTAGTTTTGAGtccgttttcaaaattttcaatttatttctaaaaatggaaaactccttctattttcttgaaaattagaaatggaaaactaaaaaacattttacACAACTATATGTGccctaaatataataaaagaccaAATTGTCATCTACTTTCTTGAAGGATCAAACTTGCCATTAAATAACTTTAAAAGGAGCAAATTTACCCTCACTCttttagaaattatatatatattaggtttcACTTATTGTCAATAAACGTTAGTGTAATTGTTTTGTTTGGGGTGCTAAATGCGCTTTAACATATAAAATGAACAATGTGAAAACTGAAAAGTTGCataaattttttcttatttacatTAAAATATGTACACATAATACTCTAAATCAATACACCTAAAATTTATGACAGAACAAGGTGTTAACATTATGTCGTTGGAGTTCAAATCGATGGCTTTGGATGTGACCGTGGAAGAGGTCGTTGATTTGTGATGAGCCAATACATTGGTAAACGGTTCCAACAGGATGCCATGTGAGATGTTACAGTGTTGGGAAATTATTTTTATGTCAGTGTTAGCTTTGGTTATATTAGGAAACGTTCAAATGAGGGACTACAGGTGTTCAACTGAAGAAAGTCGAGAAGAATGAAGACTGAAGTTAAATGGTCAAAGAGGACTAATATTGAAGACATTGGGTACTTGGAGGACTGTTATCTATCTTGAAGATAAAAGACTTGATATTTCGAAATGTTTATCCTGATGAGAGGCACcgattatataatatatcttcAAAAGATCATCTCAACATTATATTCTTCTCTTATTTTTGCTATTTTTGTATATACATTCATATTAAAGAATCTGTATTCTATATTCATATGATTATCATCTTTATCATATGATTTATTTCTAATAATAATTCTGTAataacttgtaaactctttgtattgtgtttatatacataataaatacTATAATTGATTCTTGGTTCAATTCCAGAGATCTTACATACAGGTGTGGTATCATGATTCAAGTTGAACTGAGAAGATGATCGAGGTGGAGGTCAGGTGTCCAGGAAAAGTTGAGATGGTTTGAGCCTTTGAGGTGAGGCTATTTTGACGGGATCCTTACTATGAAGAACATCGATGGTGATTGTTGGGTTAATCGACTTGTTCATGGGTCACGAGTCAGTGGGTCAGACGGGTAATGTTTTCACGGGCTGTGAGGTTTGGATAAGGGTCAGATTTGACTCTAAACTAGCAGCAGAAGCATTCCATATTGCTCAtgttttattatagtttaaataAGTAAACTTTGGGTTTCTCCTCCAAGGTGATCACAATACTTACATACTCTTCCATATTTCATTTTGCAATTCCTATTGTAGCCTTCCTTCCAATccttatatctttttattaatttcttCTTCTATTTTGCCACTTAGTTTCTTTACAACGGGGTTAAAAATACCCGCTTTTACCTGTTTACATCTATTTTCCTTTACTTTGATGTCAAACCCTTGACATCTAAGTTGCAGAAGACTAAGTACATTCATTTATTGTTGGTGCATTTGACACATCAGGGATAACTAACTTGGTACCATCACAAGCCACAGTGGCCTCACCAACGCCATAAATCAGACCTCAGAACTCAATACCATCACAGAGCACAGTGGTCTCACCGACCCCATCAATCATCGTAGGTTTTCCATTCAACTCTTCTTGATGGTTATTTAGTCTAAGTTACATGTCGTGGGTTTTTGATACAGGTTACATTTGGCTCTATGCTTGGAGCAGAAGACCGCGTTGAGGTTTGTAAGTATATGTTGCAGTTGTgattagggatgtgcacgggtcaaaacccggcccgacccggcCCGAACCGTCatgacccgtgacccgaaagTGCAAGAAAAATGGAACCGAAACCCGGCCCGTTGACCCCccgggcgggtcggttcgggccCAGGTTCTaccgggtcgggttcgggttttTAAGGTTGACCCGGAAAATAGCTTGCTTGAACTTTTGTCTTGAGAGAAAGGTAGAAACCATGAGAATGATGATATACTGATGAAGACTTTTCAATGGGGTATTCCACTATTGATGTTCACTTTGTTTTTAGTAGGCGtttgatttgaaaattaaaatgaaagatttCTGATAGATTGAGGCTTCGATGAAAGTGATAGATTTGAGGCTTCAATATAGAGATGAATATGGTTGCGGTTTTGAAAATGGATTGAGGATGTTTCAAGATTGTATCCATTCAtatcttctttatatattttaagttttaaaaccAACGAATCAAGTTAGTCCACGTCTATTTTTTTTCTAAGGTAATatgtgtaaaatatatatatatatatatatatatatatattaacatataaaaagaaaatatgggACACAGCTAATGGTTTTTGTTTACATCTATctaacaatataaaaataaccTACTCTAGATATAGATGCTCACGTGTGGACATAATAACACCAGGTACACCCCACCTCCATTTTGGTTTCTTGattcatcattttattttctatCCTTTTCACATCTCTTCTAACCTCTCTCTTTCCATGCTTTTTTCTAGTAATATAGTGGGTAAACATGAAAGATCCCTAACCTTCACCCTCTCCTTCTTCGTTACTTCATCTTTGTCTGTCTAGTATCTATCGATATATACACACATCACATATGTGGGTTGTGTATCAATTGTGTTATTATATACATCACaagtatctatctatatatatacacacccaTCACCCATCTATCAATATGTGACTGTCGGGTTTTAACGGGTTAAACCGCCAAACCACGGTTTTGACCCGGACCGAACCGAGAACCGAGTATCACAAATTTTATGAACCGAGAACAGGCCCGTCTGGGTACCGGGCGGGTCGGGCACGGGCGGGTCACGGGTGGGTCAcgggcgggtcacgggtttcggTCCAAATGCTCATCCCTAGTTGTGATGCATGTTGTGggtttttaacataactttgagtattttacatttaattttGGGCCCACGATTTTTGTGTATGTGAATGGCTATTTAAAGCAACATTTACTTAGTTTAATTTAGATTTTCATATTCAATTATCTCAAACgcatattatata
This genomic window contains:
- the LOC122598903 gene encoding heavy metal-associated isoprenylated plant protein 39-like, with the translated sequence MESTSVLGKGIPKEEIDKIAELSKSSLVNKTSESTSVLNKAIPKQKSYKIAELSKSSLVDKTTESTSVLHKGRGKKVVFKLDILDEKIKKKAMKQVSTLPGVDSIAMDMKDKKLTIIGDVDPVAVVLKLRKICRIKILSVGPAKEPGKQKEEDGRDKKKEDELEKRQEEAIKLRYSLYQGSQPYDSLYYPKPNEDENPNTCVIC